A window of Megachile rotundata isolate GNS110a chromosome 11, iyMegRotu1, whole genome shotgun sequence genomic DNA:
CTATTTAAACAGTTTGTTACTGCGCATAgggtcaaagttcaaaattgacCATTAATTTCCAGGAGTGTATTTTGAGCCCAGAGTGAAATTTTTTCACCCCTTAATTTGTTTGAggaaaatgtattatttattgaacCCTGTGAATTAGGCATAATGCACGATTGGTATAGTGAGCGATAGAGGCCTCCCCTTGCCTACCGTTTTCCTAGGGAAACTGGATTTGCGCTTGAGTATACACAAAACAGAAGATCGTGAAAATGTCAGAATACGATAAAGTTAGAACAGGAAAACTTGTCTTGAAAGGTGAAAAAATAAGGTATAACTGAACCTCAGAGTTGATCTAAcaatgttattattttatataaatttattacaacttgatatgtaaaatatataggTCAAAGAAACGAAAAGCAAAACGGCAGGAAAAAGAACATGTTACTACTTCTGAAAACAAAGACACTGTGACCCATGGtattttgattatttatattattatttgtgataatatatgttattatacagCTTATGACATGTTTAAATCATAGGTGGGTGGTGGAAAGCTACACAAGTATCGGATGTTACTGGCACAGTGGCAATTGAATTtggaaatcatacatacatgaaAGCTTTGGACAATGGTTTATTTACTCTGGGTGCACCTCACGATGAAGGTGAAGGACCTTCGCCAGAAGAGATTCTGACAGCATTTCCAATAGGTGAAACTAAAGTTGCACTGAAATCTGGTTATGGGAAATATTTAGGTGTTGATAAAAATGGTATTGTTGTTGGAAGAAGCGATGCAGTGGGCACAATCGAACAATGGGAACCAATCTTTCAGGTATGttattaatacataataattctTATTGATAACTATTTATTGTGTCAATGTACAACtatgtaaaaatgaatatttttttaggATAATAAGCTTGCTATTCTAAATAGCAACAATTGCTTTATGTCAGTTACAGACGAAGACGATATTATTTGCCAGAGCAGAACTGCTGGCTCCTctgaattttgtataataagaAGTATAACTCAGAAAACCCAAGATCCAAATAAAGATGTTCCAAAAGAAGAGCAAGGTTCTCTTCATGATGTTGAAATAAATTACGTGTAAGTAATGATAATGattaataattgtattcaaTAGTCATAGAAGTTTAATTATGGAAACTTTTTTTTTAGGAggaagttccaaaaattccaggaCAAAAAACTGAAAATAAATCAGACAAATCGTTCTGAATTAGAGAAGGCAAAACGCGAGGGAAACTTACACGAAACTTTATTAGATAGAAGAAGTAAAATGAAAGCAGAtcgatattgtaaataattttgtatctaTATTCTGTAATGGAAAATGTTTCCATATAATTTTATCGAGCGactcattttttaaatgtatatatatttaataaaattagttcAGTCTATTATGTGTCTGTTATTTCTTAAAGAATAGTAAATTTAACAGGAACAAGTTAGTAGTGAaagtaaaatgtttataaaatatttttggtacAATTGCTAAtatggaattatttatttatagaattattaatataataaatatactaaattttaatttattatatacgaACAAACAAAATTAAGTTTCATACACAGGGATATGGGTTTTGGTTTAGGCAGTATAGTTATACCTATACTATGTTCATACTCCTCGTTGAGCGGAAAATAAGAATGGTTTCTAACAAGTAAATTGTGTGCATTGAACTATAAGTGTGCCGGATTTCACAATTAAACTTTGTTTGCAAACAATTATTTTAGCATAAAAGAAAATCATAGATATTTAACAAATGGCTGaacaattaataaatgaattggaAAAAGCAGCTGAAGTGATTTTGGTAAATTAAGGTTTTCTAACGTATTTCAATACCTCTGTGaaggttataataatattttgtaaacaaattgcgcacgataatacaatataaaagtATTGTAGAATGAAATAAACATTAcagtaaaaatttaatgtaatagaaaagaaaattgaaagaaccAGGACTTAATGTTTAATCTTTAATGTTTTGAAATatgaatttgtatttaattacaatatttctaattgTATTGTaaccaaaatataatttatttggattaaaaaattattcactgttttctttttttaattatatatataatatatgtgtgGGTGTTTTGTGTATTtgagatatttataaatttgtcagttgtaattatgattaatatttttcagAACATTAGGaacataaatattcatttcttgaaatgttttctttaataattacattttatttttaggcACCACCAAACTTAATTTCGGTACAACAACGTCAGTCTGCTGAACAAGTTTTTTTAAGTTTTCGAAAAACTAACTGTCCTTATGAACTTTGTCGACAAATTTTGGAAACCAATACAAATGATTATATTCTTTTTGAAGCAGCTGATTTAATCAAAATAGCATTAGTACGAGAATGGTCAACATTATCAAAATCAGATATTTCTTCTTTAAAAGAGTATCTTTTCCATTATATTATAAGCAAACCAAATTTAGCTGCTTATATCAGGGCAGTCATATCacaaataattgcaattataatcAAAAGAGGCAGCATAGATGATGGTGGACAGGAACGGCAACATATGTTAGACAAACTTGAAAACATGATAATGACTGCTAACTTACCACAAgtaaataagattaataaatattattactttaataaaaaaaatttcgtatgttatgttttataatatttacagaAACTTTTAGCATGTAATCTTATTTCCGTAATAATACAAGAATATGCATTCAATTGCAAAACTTCAAACATATATTTACCATTGGAAGCACACATTGAACTTAAAAGACAATTCCAACCTGACTTGaaaaggatttttaaattttctatgaGAATAGTTGAAGAGTTAATTAAAAAAGATTTACAGGAAGATAGTATAGCTCTTCTTAAACAGTTACTTCCAATTTTGGAGGATATACTTTCTTGGCCATTTTTGAACAAATCTTTTCATATCCTTTCAATagtacaatatattatttaatgtttaccatatgtaaatattaatttattatttttggttTTAATCCCTTAACTCCATTGCACCATATATAATGACATTTATTTCCGAAGTTGATTGTCATACATTGAATTTACCTGAAGAGTGGGAAGATGTACTTTTACTTCCAAGTGTATTGGATCTGTTTTTTACACTGTATTGGAAAGTGCGAGAGTATCCACAATTAACTTACCATGCAAGAGCATGTTTAGGTCAGTTAGCAAATGTAAATACTGCAACAGATTCTAAAACAGTACAGTACGTCTCTAATTATATGgagagatttttaaaatttgtaacaagCGTTGATATCATCGACCAAGAAGCAGTTGGAATTGCTAATATAGTAAAAGAActgataatttttcaaactaaaTATTTATCTGAAGATATTATCAAATTGCTTTTGGAACAATTATCGCGATTAACATACCTATTTTTGGAAAGTGCAGCACAAGAAAAATCGGTAAGTACTATTATGTGTAAtcctaaatttcatatttcatattagtgtgattactataaaatatttattgcagtTAGCAGTTGACGAATCTTTATACATGGAAGCTTTAAATGCTTTGTTTGATTCGTGGCTGTATATTTTGTCTGAGAAAAATCAACAAAGTTTTGATTTTTGTAAACAAAGtttcattcaaatatttgatacatatcTTCGATATCGTTTAGCACCACCGGAAGGTATAAGAAATATTGAAGAAAAGTCTCTTGAAAAGGAAGAACAAGATTGTGAAGAGAGTGATAGGATCAGATTTAAGGACCATTTACAAATAATGGGTAAATTTTACAGATACGTACACCATG
This region includes:
- the FRG1 gene encoding FSHD region gene 1, yielding MSEYDKVRTGKLVLKGEKIRSKKRKAKRQEKEHVTTSENKDTVTHGGWWKATQVSDVTGTVAIEFGNHTYMKALDNGLFTLGAPHDEGEGPSPEEILTAFPIGETKVALKSGYGKYLGVDKNGIVVGRSDAVGTIEQWEPIFQDNKLAILNSNNCFMSVTDEDDIICQSRTAGSSEFCIIRSITQKTQDPNKDVPKEEQGSLHDVEINYVRKFQKFQDKKLKINQTNRSELEKAKREGNLHETLLDRRSKMKADRYCK